A genomic window from Cotesia glomerata isolate CgM1 linkage group LG7, MPM_Cglom_v2.3, whole genome shotgun sequence includes:
- the LOC123269509 gene encoding uncharacterized protein LOC123269509, producing the protein MTKSQSFGPHFISSSEFNDLVRDLNLSKNKAEILGSRLKQWNLLEDGVKITDQRERHKTFSCFFTKEAGICYCNNVTDLFNEIGIPFVASDWRLFIDSSSKSLKAVLLHNGNELPSLPLAHSVLLKESYDSVKIILEKLKYTEYQWSVIGDFKMVGFLMGMQGGYTKYPCHLCLWDSRADSVHYQQRKWPDRVEFQIGKHNVKSEPIVKPQSILMPPLHIKLGLMKQFVKALDPSSKAFEYLRGFFPKLSEAKVKGGIFVGPQIKQIMKSDDFTKLLNAREKPAWESFKAVVDGFLENHRAINYAELIEKMLESFKVMGCRMSHKLHMLHSHLDEFKDNMGAYSEEQGERFHQDVMDFERRYQGQYNENMMGDYIWGLVRESSYEHKRNTKNIHF; encoded by the coding sequence ATGACAAAATCGCAAAGTTTTGGGCCACATTTTATTAGCTCAAGTGAATTTAATGATTTAGTACGAGACCTGAACTTATCCAAGAATAAAGCAGAGATTCTAGGTTCACGACTAAAGCAATGGAACTTGCTTGAAGATGGTGTAAAAATAACTGATCAAAGAGAGCGTCATAAAactttttcatgtttttttacaaaagaagCCGGTATTTGTTACTGCAACAACGTGACTGATTTGTTTAATGAAATCGGAATACCATTTGTAGCATCTGACTGGCGGCTTTTTATCGATAGCTCTTCAAAAAGCTTAAAAGCAGTTCTGCTCCACAATGGAAACGAATTGCCTAGTCTTCCTCTAGCACACTCTGTATTGTTAAAAGAAAGCTATGATAGTGTGAAAATCatactagaaaaattaaaatacacagAATACCAATGGTCAGTGATCGGTGATTTTAAAATGGTTGGTTTCTTGATGGGAATGCAAGGTGGATATACTAAATACCCATGTCACCTTTGTTTATGGGACAGCAGAGCTGACTCAGTTCATTATCAACAGCGTAAATGGCCTGATCGCGTCGAATTTCAGATTGGGAAACATAACGTAAAGTCGGAACCAATCGTAAAGCCTCAAAGCATATTAATGCCACCGTTACATATAAAATTAGGGCTAATGAAGCAATTCGTAAAAGCTCTGGATCCAAGCTCTAAAGCTTTCGAATATTTAAGGGGATTTTTTCCCAAATTATCTGAAGCTAAAGTTAAAGGAGGTATTTTCGTTGGACcgcaaataaaacaaataatgaaGAGTGATGACTTTACGAAGCTTCTCAATGCTCGTGAAAAACCAGCCTGGGAAAGTTTTAAAGCAGTAGTTGATGGATTTCTTGAGAATCATAGAGCTATTAACTATGcagaattgattgaaaaaatgctTGAAAGCTTTAAAGTTATGGGCTGCAGAATGTCTCATAAACTTCATATGCTACATTCTCATCTGGACGAATTTAAAGACAACATGGGGGCCTACTCCGAGGAACAAGGAGAACGTTTTCACCAAGATGTGATGGACTTTGAACGGCGATATCAAGGGCAGTATAACGAGAATATGATGGGAGATTACATTTGGGGCTTAGTACGAGAGAGCTCATACGAGCATAAAAGAAATACGAAAAATATTCACTTTTAG